Proteins encoded in a region of the Botrytis cinerea B05.10 chromosome 11, complete sequence genome:
- the Bcrtt107 gene encoding Bcrtt107 — translation MTEVESGAVPLPLFDSCAITIILSEELPIPQARQLREILEDNGASAEIKKSDDGMNLEEVTHIISTTTDFACYDKAGLLLVPVITPEWVTQSLSRRRQAPIRPYTPDERYIFSNVHLTCADIPQGDKVAIIGATCAMGGMESNSLTKLVTHICALSMDHPKCQAAKEKGLKCKIVLPQWFDDCLKLGKRIDERPYLLPNPEIFLLNPEDSLPIPSSSRLEGATTAHSDMLETPTASPIQRKLDVFKDKKVMLSKDLDLGSRLTRLLSDLVEHGQGTITNSVRQADMFVCNYREGRNYVIASRSASTHVGNLSWLYYMIAHNTWTNPTRRLLHYPIPKGGLPGFENYKITLSNYGGEARIYLENLVNAAGGEFTKSMKQDNTHLITARKASEKCNAAAEWNINMINHLWLEESYAKCEVQILTNPRYIHFPPRTNLGEVIGQTQFDQKALEKKYFPRDPTPGPNSPKPSKMKNLTIRDRDVDGDGDHDMDGETEDEEAEVIAPPPKPKGKGKGTSTNSTVSTNVSTPVGKKRTSLGKENDTPSSTSSRSAKNKAIDALHQMAPDIAKYELEKKRKGHVFGGDRAANKIEKERDLQRNSSPLVKHQEDDEDSDSGSEEVDVRPSKKAKTASKPEVQVRMLVTGYKAWSNPDAPTKEDTDTKKLRSLGISLWTGYGKVNIMAAPKMVRTRKFLVGLAHGPTVVSEKYIEACIKAGKMLDVEDFPLVDAENEKKHNVKLKDTLKRARVNKGRLLNTIPIYCTVDIDNGIETYQEIAEVNGATFGTFKGRPTIKPTKPEEDDGPPEPVYLISSDKRPEQALYSKFEEMAKAGNMEPRIVKVEWLLDVAMSQQIKWDKKYLLKR, via the exons ATGACTGAAGTAGAAAGTGGCGCCgttcccctccccctcttcgATAGCTGTGCTATCACTATCATTTTGAGCGAAGAACTTCCAATACCTCAAGCAAGACAG TTGAGAGAAATTCTTGAGGATAATGGTGCTTCAGCAGAAATTAAGAAGTCAGACGATGGCATGAACTTAGAGGAAGTTACCCATATCATCTCTACCACAACCGACTTCGCATGTTACGATAAAGCAGGTCTCTTGCTTGTACCAGTCATTACACCTGAATGGGTTACACAATCTTTAAGCAGACGCAGACAAGCACCAATTCGTCCATACACACCAGATGAACGATATATCTTTTCCAATGTCCACCTTACATGCGCAGATATTCCACAGGGCGATAAAGTTGCGATAATTGGTGCTACATGTGCTATGGGTGGAATGGAAAGTAATAGCTTAACAAAATTGGTCACTCATATTTGTGCTCTTAGTATGGACCATCCAAAGTGTCAGGCggcgaaggagaagggaCTAAAATGCAAAATCGTTCTTCCACAGTG GTTTGATGATTGCTTGAAGTTAGGAAAGCGCATAGACGAACGACCATATTTACTCCCAAATCCCGAAATATTCCTTTTGAATCCCGAAGATAGTCTGCCAATACCTTCCTCCTCTAGACTTGAAGGTGCCACTACAGCGCACTCAGATATGCTCGAGACTCCAACTGCTTCCCCTATACAACGTAAACTGGATGTTTTCAAGGATAAGAAGGTGATGTTGTCTAAAGACCTGGACCTTGGAAGTCGACTTACCAGATTACTTTCGGATCTCGTCGAACATGGCCAAGGTACGATTACAAACTCAGTACGTCAAGCTgatatgtttgtttgtaatTACCGGGAGGGTAGAAATTATGTAATTGCCTCTCGATCAGCTTCAACTCACGTGGGTAATCTTTCATGGCTTTACTATATGATTGCTCATAATACATGGACAAATCCCACCCGAAGACTTCTTCACTATCCTATTCCGAAAGGAGGTCTACCGGGCTTCGAGAATTACAAGATAACTCTCTCCAATTATGGTGGAGAGGCACGTATCTACCTTGAAAACTTGGTAAATGCTGCTGGTGGCGAATTTACAAAAAGCATGAAGCAAGATAATACACATCTGATCACCGCTCGAAAGGCCAGTGAGAAGTGTAATGCGGCTGCTGAATGGAATATCAACATGATCAACCACCTTTGGCTTGAAGAGAGCTATGCCAAGTGCGAGGTTCAGATATTAACGAACCCTCGCTATATTCATTTCCCTCCAAGAACAAATCTGGGTGAGGTTATTGGACAAACTCAATTTGATCAAAAGGCCTTAGAGAAGAAATACTTTCCTAGAGATCCTACACCAGGTCCAAACAGTCCAAAGCCGtccaaaatgaaaaatttgaCAATTCGAGATCGGGatgtagatggagatggagatcaCGATATGGATGGCGAAACTGAAGACGAGGAAGCTGAAGTTATTGCACCTCCGCCGAAACCTAAAggcaaaggcaaaggaaCTTCAACAAACTCTACAGTCTCTACGAATGTTTCTACACCGGTTGGCAAGAAGCGCACATCTTTAggcaaagaaaatgatacccCTTCATCGACAAGTAGCCGAAGTGCTAAGAATAAAGCAATCGATGCTCTTCATCAAATGGCCCCCGATATTGCAAAGTACGAAttagagaagaaaagaaaaggacaCGTATTTGGGGGTGATCGAGCTGCGAATAAAATCGAGAAGGAACGAGATTTGCAACGTAATTCGAGTCCACTGGTAAAAcatcaagaagatgatgaggatagtGATAGTGGTAGCGAGGAGGTTGATGTTCGTCCATCCAAAAAGGCGAAAACTGCATCCAAACCAGAAGTGCAAGTTCGCATGCTTGTTACTGGTTACAAGGCTTGGTCCAATCCAGATGCGCCAACCAAGGAGGATACAGACACT AAAAAATTACGTAGTCTAGGTATCTCTCTGTGGACTGGTTATGGAAAAGTCAACATTATGGCTGCACCCAAAATGGTTCGAACTAGGAAATTTCTTGTCGGTCTCGCACATGGACCTACCGTCGTATCAGAGAAATACATTGAGGCTTGTATCAAAGCCGGAAAGATGCTGGACGTCGAGGACTTTCCATTGGTAGATGCGGAAAACGAAAAGAAGCACAATGTCAAGTTGAAGGATACTTTGAAACGTGCGAGGGTTAACAAAGGTCGACTTCTAAACACAATTCCAATATACTGTACCGTCGACATCGACAATGGCATTGAAACTTATCAAGAAATTGCAGAAGTCAACGGAGCTACTTTTGGTACTTTTAAAGGACGTCCAACTATCAAACCTACCAAGccggaagaagatgatggacCTCCAGAACCAGTTTACTTGATTAGCAGCGATAAGAGACCTGAACAAGCTCTCTATTCGAAGTTTGAAGAGATGGCCAAGGCGGGAAACATGGAGCCGAGGATTGTCAAAGTGGAATGGCTGCTAGACGTTGCTATGTCTCAACAAATCAAGTGGGACAAAAAGTATTTGCTGAAGCGTTAA
- the Bchom6 gene encoding Bchom6, whose product MVAKEIYVAVIGAGGVGKCFLSQLEALSQRFTSSKISLIFVSRSKKVLYSPKYTPLSYSNLSTTLADSTQEPLSLPKIIEYLAAAPAKVVLVDNTSSQDVADAYPQVLSKGISIVTPNKKAFSGSYKLWQDIFSAASSSGAKVYHESSVGAGLPVISTLKELVDTGDSVTKIEGVFSGTMSFLFNSFAPTEGSGGKWSSEVAKAKELGYTEPDPRDDLNGLDVARKLTILARLAGLEVESPTSFPVQSLIPKELESVSSGEEFLQKLPEFDSQMEETKVAAEKEGKVVRFVGSIDVAKKEVKVGLEKFDKSHPIAALKGSDNIISFYTKRYGSNPLIIQGAGAGGDVTAMGVTGDLIKVLERLS is encoded by the exons ATGGTTGCTAAGGAAATTTACGTTGCAGTCATTG GTGCTGGTGGTGTAGGAAAATGCTTTCTGTCTCAACTTGAAGCTCTTTCTCAACGATTTACTTCATCCAAGATATCCCTCATCTTCGTTTCAAGAAGCAAGAAAGTTCTCTACAGTCCAAAATACACACCGCTTTCATACTCCAACCTCTCAACTACACTCGCAGACTCCACACAAGAACCACTCTCTTTACCAAAGATCATTGAATACTTAGCAGCTGCACCTGCAAAGGTCGTCCTTGTCGACAACACAAGTTCGCAAGATGTCGCAGATGCATACCCACAAGTTTTGTCCAAAGGAATCTCGATAGTCACTCCCAACAAGAAGGCGTTTTCTGGATCATATAAATTGTGGCAGGATATCTTCTCCGCAGCTTCATCATCTGGTGCTAAGGTGTACCATGAGAGCTCGGTTGGTGCTGGATTGCCAGTCATTTCTactttgaaggaattggTCGACACAGGTGATTCCGTCACTAAAATCGAAGGTGTCTTCAGCGGTACCATGTCGTTCTTGTTCAACTCATTCGCTCCTACCGAAGGTTCGGGAGGAAAGTGGTCTTCCGAGGTTGCTAAAGCAAAGGAGTTGGGTTATACCGAGCCAGATCCAAGAGATGATCTGAACGGTCTGGATGTCGCCAGAAAATTGACAATCTTGGCAAGATTGGCAGGTCTCGAGGTTGAATCTCCAACTTCATTCCCAGTCCAAAGCTTGATCCCTAAGGAATTGGAGAGTGTTTCAAGTGGAGAGGAATTCCTTCAAAAGTTGCCAGAGTTCGATTCCCAGATGGAGGAAACAAAGGTTGCCGCCGAGAAGGAGGGCAAGGTTGTAAGATTCGTTGGTAGTATCGATGTCGCAAAGAAGGAGGTGAAGGTAGGTTTGGAGAAATTCGATAAATCTCACCCAATTGCTGCCCTCAAGGGAAGTGATAACATCATTAGCTTCTACACAAAGCGATATGGATCCAATCCTTTGATCATTCAAGGAGCTGGTGCTGGAGGAGATGTGACAGCAATGGGTGTCACAGGTGATCTTATTAAGGTCCTCGAAAGATTGTCTTAA
- the Bctrm8 gene encoding Bctrm8: MAGPPNKKQKREDYRTARENGEESKELPKKKFYRQRAHANPFSDHRLAYPASPAQMDWASHYPAYAESAAASEGTEEPSTGSDSSSLKKLKQDVEVADIGCGFGGLTVALAPKLPNSLILGMEIRAQVTEYVQERIKALRVQEKESGLFQNASCIRANTMKFMPNFFKKHQLSKIFLCFPDPHFKARKHKARIVSTTLAAEYAYVVRPGGIIYTITDVEDLHNWMVTHFNAHPTFERVAEEEQEADECVNIMRTETEEGKKVTRNNGPKFVALFKRLEDPPW; this comes from the exons ATGGCAGGGCCGCCAAACAAAAAGCAGAAGAGGGAGGATTATAGAACTGCGAGAGAAAATGGCGAGGAGAGTAAGGAATTgccaaagaagaagttcTACAGACAGAGAGCGCATGCAAATCCATTCTCGGACCATCGCCTGGCATA TCCCGCTTCCCCAGCTCAGATGGATTGGGCTTCGCATTACCCCGCCTACGCAGAGTCCGCAGCGGCGTCTGAAGGAACAGAAGAACCTTCGACTGGTTCAGACTCTAGCAGTCTCAAGAAGCTGAAgcaagatgttgaagttgcAGATATTGGTTGCGGATTTGGTGGTTTGACAGTAGCTTTAGCTCCCAAATTACcaaattctttaattcttG GTATGGAGATTCGAGCACAAGTCACAGAATATGTACAAGAACGAATTAAAGCTCTAAGGgttcaagaaaaagaatctgGTCTATTTCAAAATGCTTCATGCATACGAGCCAATACCATGAAGTTTATGCCAAATTTCTTTAAGAAACATCAACTCTCAAAGATTTTCCTTTGCTTTCCAGATCCTCATTTCAAAGCACGAAAGCACAAGGCCAGAATTGTGTCGACCACATTAGCTGCTGAGTATGCTTATGTCGTTCGACCGGGAGGAATCATATATACTATCACCGATGTTGAAGACCTCCACAATTGGATGGTTACACATTTCAACGCACATCCTACTTTTGAGCGCGTcgcagaagaagagcaagaagcaGATGAATGTGTCAACATAATGAGAACGGAGactgaagaaggaaagaaggtgACGAGGAATAATGGACCAAAATTTGTTGCATTATTCAAGCGTTTGGAAGATCCTCCTTGGTAA